One window from the genome of Gopherus evgoodei ecotype Sinaloan lineage chromosome 2, rGopEvg1_v1.p, whole genome shotgun sequence encodes:
- the BHLHE22 gene encoding class E basic helix-loop-helix protein 22, which translates to MERALSLAAEEDLFHKSLGASAARMEAAFRAPPGLDLSHPRERQPSPLSCFEPGEAEGLLQPGAALGAGDPLSLPAGSVCGKYGESTSRSSVAESSGGEQSPDDDSDGRCELVLRGGDPRAASPGAGGAGGGLKAAEGGCSNSHGLGGSKKSKEQKALRLNINARERRRMHDLNDALDELRAVIPYAHSPSVRKLSKIATLLLAKNYILMQAQALEEMRRLVAYLNQGQAISAASLPSSAAAAAAAAAALHPALGAYEQAASYPFSAGLPPASSCPEKCAIFNSVSSSLCKQCTEKP; encoded by the coding sequence ATGGAGCGGGCGCTCAGCCTGGCCGCGGAGGAGGACTTGTTCCACAAGAGTCTCGGCGCCTCGGCCGCGAGGATGGAGGCCGCCTTCCGCGCGCCCCCGGGGCTCGACCTGAGCCACCCGCGCGAGCGCCAGCCCTCGCCCCTCAGCTGCTTCGAGCCGGGCGAGGCGGAGGGGCTGCTGCAGCCCGGGGCGGCGCTGGGGGCCGGCGACCCCCTCTCGCTGCCGGCCGGCTCGGTGTGCGGCAAGTACGGCGAGAGCACCAGCCGCAGCTCGGTGGCGGAGAGCAGCGGCGGCGAGCAGAGCCCCGACGACGACAGCGACGGGCGCTGCGAGCTGGTGCTGCGCGGGGGAGACCCGCGGGCCGCCTCGCCCGGGGCGGGGGGCGCCGGGGGGGGCCTGAAGGCGGCCGAGGGCGGCTGCTCCAACAGCCACGGCCTGGGCGGGAGCAAGAAGTCGAAGGAGCAGAAGGCGCTGCGGCTCAACATCAACGCGCGCGAGCGGCGGCGGATGCACGACCTGAACGACGCGCTGGACGAGCTGCGGGCGGTGATCCCCTACGCGCACAGCCCCTCGGTGCGGAAGCTCTCCAAGATCGCCACGCTGCTGCTGGCCAAGAACTACATCCTCATGCAGGCGCAGGCTCTGGAGGAGATGCGGCGCCTGGTGGCTTATCTCAACCAGGGCCAGGCCATCTCGGCCGCTTCCCTGCCCAgctcggcggcggcggcggcggccgcgGCCGCCGCTTTGCACCCAGCGCTCGGCGCCTACGAGCAGGCGGCCAGCTACCCCTTCAGCGCcggcctgccccctgccagctCCTGCCCGGAGAAATGTGCCATTTTCAACAGCGtctcctccagcctctgcaaACAGTGCACGGAGAAGCCTTAA